The region GCGGAGATGACCGGCCCGAGGATGGCAGTTGCCGTCCCGTGGAAGAACCGGACCGGGATGAGCCAGACCGGTTCGGTGATAAAGAGGTAGAGGACGGGAGCGATGAGGAATACCGCACCTGAGAGGACAAGCAGCCGCCGGCGCCCGATATGGTCCGAGATCACCCCGACCGGAAACGAGAAGAGGATCCCGGCAAGCGGGGAGAAGGCCGCAATGAGGCCGATCACGGCGCTGTCCGCCCCAATCGCGTTCGAGAAGAGGGGGAGCACCGGGTTTTTGGAGATCGTTGTCGAGAAGATGGCAAAGAACCCGAGCAGGGAGAGGTAATACATCATCCGCCGTTCTGGCGTGAATGCAAAACGGCCGGACCAGCCCGGGAAGTTCATGGATACCTGTGAGATGATCTGTCTGCCGGGCTCATAAGCGTGACCCCCCGGGAACTGTTGTGAAGGGGATCCAAAAGAACCCGGGCTCTAAAAAACAGGCACACTCCGGAGGGGATTACGGCCGGGGCTGCTGCTGGGTGGCGCAGTGGAATGTCCCGGAGCCTTCGACCATTGCCCGGGCGTCGACACCGACGACTTCCCTCCCCGGGAAGAGTTTTCTTAGGATGGCCAGGGCCTTTTCGTCGTTCGGATCGTTAAAGACCGGCACGACCACGACGGTTGTCCCGATATAGAAGTTGGTGTAACTGGCCGGGTAGCGCTCGCCGTCGAAAACCACCGGGGCTGGCATCGGGAGTTTTACCACCGTGAGCGGATTGTTCTCCTGGTCGGTTGCTTTCTGGAGGATCTCGTAGTTCTCGTGCAGGGCTGCGTAGTTCTCGTCGCCCGTGTTCTCCTCGTACGCACAGACCACGGTCGTGGGCGAGACAAACCGTGCAACATCGTCCACGTGGCCGTCGGTATCGTCCCCCGCGATCCCCCGGTTCAGCCAGAGGATCTTTGTGGCCCCGAGGTATTCACGGAGATAACTCTCGATATCGTCCTTGGAGAGCGAGGGGTTGCGGTTTTTGTTTAAGAGGCAGGACCGGGTGGTCAGGATCGTGCCGCGGCCGTTCGTGTCGATCGAGCCTCCTTCGAGGATGATGCCCGGGGAGAAGACCGGGAGATCGAGCCAGCGGTTCATGTCGCCCGGCACACGGCCGTCGGCGATCTGGTCCTCGTACTTTTCGCCCCAGGCATTGAAGTTCCACCGGACCAGGGCCGCTTTTTTGAGGGCGGGGTTGGTGACAAAGGTCGGGCCGTAGTCCCGTATCCAGACATCCGAGTAGGAGATTGTCCTGATGGTGACCCGGTCGAGCTCCACGCCCGCGGCCCGGAGCCGGGCTTTGACCATCCGGTTGGTCATGGGGTTTGGGACAAAGAGCTCGACATGTTCCGAGAGGGTGATTGCCGCGATGAACCGGACATACCCGTCCTCGACCTCTTTTAGGTGCGGGAAGGTGTTCTTGTTGTGCGGCCACGAGAGCCAGACTGCGTCGTGGGGCTCCCATTCGGCGGGCATGAAGTACCCCAGTTTCCGCGGGGTGTCCCCTTTCCGCGGGATCGGTGCGGTTGCGTCGTGCTCCGGCACCCGCGAACAGACCGAGGTATAGGTATCCGGCCGGCGGTTCCGGAAGAACCCCCAGGAGTCCCGGATGGCGGCGTTCATGCTGATGTCGATGGTCGCCATGACCGTCTCGTCGCCCTCCCCGGCGTGGCCGAGGATCTTCCCGAACGCATCGCAGACAAACGATCCGCCGAAGAACCGGATATTGCCCTCCGTTCCGGCCCGGTTGACCGCGGCGACATGCACGCTGTTTGCGATCGCATGGCTGCGCTGGATCAGCTCCCAGGCCTCCTGCCAGTCGCCCTCCCCGGGCGGGTTCTCGCAGAGGTTCCCGATTGCCGTCGGGTAAAAGATGATGTCCGCACCGTCGAGGGCAACCGAGCGGGCCGCCTCGGGGAACCACTGGTCGTAGCAGATCAAAACGGCGATCCGGCCGTACCGGGTATCGTGCACGGCATAGTGCTCCCCGGGATAGAAGTAGCATTTCTCAAAGAACCCCGGGTCCTCGGGGATATGGATCTTGTAATACGGGGCGTGAAGGCTGCCGTCGGCGTCGATGACAACCGCAGCGTTCCGGAACTTCCCGTCGTCGCCTGTCGTAAATACCGGGACGATGATGACCGCCTCGTACTGGCGTGCGAGCCGGGCAAACGCCTGCGTGGACTCTCCCGGTATGGCCTCGGCTAATGCCGGGTCGGGTTTTCCAATCTGCTGGGGGAAGTACCGGGAACGAAAGAGCTCCGGCAGGCAGACGATCTTTGCCCCGTCCTGTAATGCACGTTCGACACGCCCGAGTGCCTTTGCGAGGTTCTCTTTGGGGTCCGGCCCAATCTCCATCTGGACGAGGGCCAGGCTCAGTGTCGGACTGTCCATGTGCATCATGCTCCTTGCTTCTAGAGCGTTATTGCTCCATCAATATCATGCTTCGCAAAGATGGCTAATCTG is a window of Methanoregula sp. UBA64 DNA encoding:
- a CDS encoding agmatine deiminase family protein; the encoded protein is MDSPTLSLALVQMEIGPDPKENLAKALGRVERALQDGAKIVCLPELFRSRYFPQQIGKPDPALAEAIPGESTQAFARLARQYEAVIIVPVFTTGDDGKFRNAAVVIDADGSLHAPYYKIHIPEDPGFFEKCYFYPGEHYAVHDTRYGRIAVLICYDQWFPEAARSVALDGADIIFYPTAIGNLCENPPGEGDWQEAWELIQRSHAIANSVHVAAVNRAGTEGNIRFFGGSFVCDAFGKILGHAGEGDETVMATIDISMNAAIRDSWGFFRNRRPDTYTSVCSRVPEHDATAPIPRKGDTPRKLGYFMPAEWEPHDAVWLSWPHNKNTFPHLKEVEDGYVRFIAAITLSEHVELFVPNPMTNRMVKARLRAAGVELDRVTIRTISYSDVWIRDYGPTFVTNPALKKAALVRWNFNAWGEKYEDQIADGRVPGDMNRWLDLPVFSPGIILEGGSIDTNGRGTILTTRSCLLNKNRNPSLSKDDIESYLREYLGATKILWLNRGIAGDDTDGHVDDVARFVSPTTVVCAYEENTGDENYAALHENYEILQKATDQENNPLTVVKLPMPAPVVFDGERYPASYTNFYIGTTVVVVPVFNDPNDEKALAILRKLFPGREVVGVDARAMVEGSGTFHCATQQQPRP